One stretch of Eupeodes corollae chromosome 2, idEupCoro1.1, whole genome shotgun sequence DNA includes these proteins:
- the LOC129948497 gene encoding F-box/LRR-repeat protein 21, whose product MTRRSPQWGEVPALALSRVFEYLDETKDRYNASLVCWHWRSILFQKRFFQKFKFTLNIDNDRQCSFFLQTLLHLTNELTMVFDFMCVYHIEKIRRILYKIARSDSLEGLRFQTNNVGHVAPGDIMDEGLIDIEKFFVEPIKIILSRKKSSIKVLDMGAIESLTYYGGDFLKSIAKPQEIEQLTFASIKFDPSHYPIFVLEPVFLEKCASLQVLSLDYDTLNEDVLRTIQILPLKKLMICVHGLDREHPGISEHAWSEFSKKFQNIDLIVSLVYAYEAVEVLQVRILRQNMPITHLRVLFCDFINVEALEWMSLYNKNTLKSVQWIDSAFKHPDKNVMDLFLRSGQDPFVMMSWRCENLQEIVIHGYVLDAHNIVGISRLRGRSLKRLEISMIDNTPSSASMEAFIEEISSLLGQRWKPLNPANLHPSLGYSPVSDDVRDEYVFDLIRSDMQSN is encoded by the exons ATGACCCGAAGATCCCCACAATGGGGCGAAGTTCCAGCCCTTGCCCTTAGTCGGGTCTTTGAATACTTGGACGAGACCAAGGATCGATATAATGCTTCCCTGGTTTGCTGGCATTGGCGAAGCATTCTCTTCCAAAAGAG gtttttccaaaagtttaagTTCACTCTGAACATTGATAACGACCGACAATGTTCgttttttcttcaaactcttttgcACTTAACAAACGAACTTACAATGGTTTTCGATTTCATGTGTGTTTATCACATTGAGAAAATTCGAAGGATCCTTTATAA aattgccaGAAGTGATAGTTTGGAAGGTTTACGATTCCAAACAAATAACGTTGGACATGTTGCACCAGGTGATATAATGGACGAAGGTCTAATCGATATCGAAAA ATTCTTTGTTGAaccaataaaaattattttgagtcGCAAAAAATCATCAATCAAAGTTCTTGATATGGGCGCTATCGAATCGTTGACATATTATGGTGGAGATTTTCTCAAGTCCATTGCCAAGCCTCAAGAAATCGAACAACTAACATTCGCTTCGATTAAATTCGATCCTAGTCACTATCCAATATTTGTATTGGAACCTGTATTCCTAGAGAAATGTGCATCACTTcag GTATTATCGCTTGACTATGACACACTGAACGAAGATGTCCTCCGTACAATCCAAATACttccattaaaaaaactaatgattTGTGTTCATGGATTGGATCGTGAACATCCTGGAATCTCAGAACATGCATGGTCtgagttttcaaagaaattccAAAACATCGATTTGATTGTCTCATTGGTTTATGCTTATGAAGCTGTTGAAGTTCTTCAAGTTAGGATTTTACGCCAGAATATGCCAATCACTCATTTGAGAGTTctattttgtgatttt ataaatgtcGAAGCTTTGGAATGGATGTCACTTTATAACAAGAACACCTTAAAGAGTGTTCAATGGATTGACTct gctTTTAAACATCCTGATAAAAATGTGATGGATCTATTCTTACGTTCAGGGCAGGATCCTTTTGTAATGATGTCTTGGCGATGTGAAAACTTACAAGAGATTGTTATACATGGTTATGTATTGGATGCGCACAATATTGTTGGAATTTCAAGACTTCGTGGACGATCATTGAAACGATTGGAAATTTCCATGATTGACAATACTCCATCTTCTGCAAGTATGGAGGCATTTATTGAG GAAATAAGCTCTTTACTTGGACAACGCTGGAAACCTCTAAATCCAGCTAATCTACATCCCTCACTTGGATATTCTCCAGTCTCTGATGACGTTCGTGATGAATACGTTTTTGATCTCATTCGATCTGATATGCAATCAAACTAA